Proteins from one Drosophila gunungcola strain Sukarami chromosome 3R, Dgunungcola_SK_2, whole genome shotgun sequence genomic window:
- the LOC128266528 gene encoding neprilysin-2 isoform X2, with amino-acid sequence MNDSFNILHNLFESCLQQTTNSTVMHRIFDSLGGYLPVGSVGPSSIAPLIAKVYDLGPSPLVDLYYDLSYGRRPHILLIISGPSTSSTILERKIRWMSPKAPPSRIRQGLPKLLADLIENFLPHFVSYAQRLSEKDTIFEFIKDLNKLQVEHSRRGFWDSTVLYNVSSLQDLYPVLNWTLLIPQNWSGPIVVRNSDYLKALEYFLTKYPTRVAHNSLLLLSALEILPRDYPSPEVCTRSTMWALPELSSSLYIAQHSSEDLKDTTKRAEIIFKSLKAHLKRAPSLKGAALVKLSALKIQSQTWEGFSNTTDLLKTLQTLDITSECWFQNILEIYKKNKLEANDISLNGGSHDAWAYPIVSTIFYDTLSHSIVVPLSVILIPYFNTVLPPYLHYASVGVSIAKEILRSITKSFDEKAMRCVPHSVNIFSNYSRMDILIHSGGMQISYHSMLSLTGPIKGMARLPGLNLTPTQIFFLVSAQELCAESNYLGIDTNAPEFDNILGWLVAQGGSATEVFKCPSGSMINIQKTCNVL; translated from the exons ATGAACGACAGCTTTAATATATTGCACAATTTGTTCGAAAGCTGCCTGCAGCAAACAACTAACTCAACTGTAATGCACAGGATATTCGATTCCTTGGGCGGATATCTACCTGTTGGCTCCGTCGGACCCTCGAGTATAGCCCCTTTGATAGCCAAGGTCTATGATCTCGGCCCAAGCCCGTTAGTAGACTTATATTATGATCTAAGCTATGGAAGAAGGCCGCACATTCTACTCATTATCAGTGGACCTAGCACATCGTCAACTATTCTTGAG cGTAAAATACGTTGGATGAGCCCCAAAGCACCGCCCAGTCGTATTCGACAAGGGCTACCAAAACTGTTGGCCGATTTAATCGAAAATTTTCTACCACATTTTGTGTCATACGCTCAAAGATTATCCGAGAAGGAtactatttttgaatttataaaggACCTAAACAAG CTACAAGTGGAGCACTCTCGCCGAGGATTTTGGGATAGTACTGTTTTATATAAtgtgtccagtctacaagacTTGTACCCAGTT CTAAATTGGACATTGTTGATCCCACAGAACTGGAGCGGACCCATCGTTGTTAGGAATAGTGATTATCTAAAAGCCTTAGAATATTTTCTTACAAAGTACCCAACTAGAGTGGCACACAATTCACTGCTTTTGCTGAGCGCTTTAGAAATATTGCCCAGGGACTATCCAAGTCCCGAGGTTTGCACACGATCAACTATGTGGGCATTACCTGAACTATCATCGTCCTTATATATTGCTCAACACTCCTCCGAAGATTTAAAGGACACAACTAAAAGA gcggagattatatttaaatctctTAAAGCACATTTAAAAAGGGCGCCTTCATTGAAAGGAGCTGCTCTAGTTAAACTATCAGCATTGAAGATCCAGTCACAGACTTGGGAAGGATTCTCAAACACCACGGACCTATTGAAGACTCTTCAAACTTTGGACATAACTTCAGAATGCTGGTTTCAGAACATTCTAGAGATATACAAAAAGAACAAACTGGAAGCAAACGATATAAGCTTGAATGGAGGATCCCACgatgc TTGGGCCTACCCCATTGTGTCAACCATATTTTATGATACGCTGAGCCACTCAATCG TTGTCCCATTATCTGTCATACTCATACCGTATTTCAACACTGTATTGCCTCCATATTTGCATTATGCCTCTGTTGGTGTTTCCATTGCCAAAGAGATTTTGCGTTCGATCACAAAATCGTTTGACGAAAAGGCAATGCGTTGTGTGCCACATTCTGTAAATATATTCTCGAACTATAGCCGAATGGATATACTGATACATTCTGGAGGAATGCAGATTTCATACCACTCAATGCTTTCGTTAACTGGTCCCATTAAAGGAATGGCCAGACTACCAGGCCTCAATTTAACGCCGACCCAAATCTTCTTTTTAGTTTCCGCCCAGGAGCTATGTGCTGAATCGAATTATCTGGGCATCGATACAAACGCTCCCGAGTTTGATAACAT ATTGGGTTGGCTCGTTGCCCAAGGTGGCAGTGCGACTGAAGTTTTCAAATGTCCATCGGGATCCATGATCAATATACAAAAAACCTGCAATgtgctttaa
- the LOC128266528 gene encoding uncharacterized protein LOC128266528 isoform X1: MTADSSARNVFRKNGVAGLSNNGHGRNLITTANPSGGSSASLLHKQLSFKTPVGSKQMGKSDEIEMIDSSNIENFNTRYNKNSIIGWICCAPCIWLRTSAAVHKMAITSATLLVTTLLVASPILFLISTAPSPLPRDCYMDGDRCSPAVSTPPECTDPICEAVASSIQARLNWNKDPCTEFKKFSCWRNTRNKNITNLIEMGNSQKSVDSQMLYLFQNKIMNDSFNILHNLFESCLQQTTNSTVMHRIFDSLGGYLPVGSVGPSSIAPLIAKVYDLGPSPLVDLYYDLSYGRRPHILLIISGPSTSSTILERKIRWMSPKAPPSRIRQGLPKLLADLIENFLPHFVSYAQRLSEKDTIFEFIKDLNKLQVEHSRRGFWDSTVLYNVSSLQDLYPVLNWTLLIPQNWSGPIVVRNSDYLKALEYFLTKYPTRVAHNSLLLLSALEILPRDYPSPEVCTRSTMWALPELSSSLYIAQHSSEDLKDTTKRAEIIFKSLKAHLKRAPSLKGAALVKLSALKIQSQTWEGFSNTTDLLKTLQTLDITSECWFQNILEIYKKNKLEANDISLNGGSHDAWAYPIVSTIFYDTLSHSIVVPLSVILIPYFNTVLPPYLHYASVGVSIAKEILRSITKSFDEKAMRCVPHSVNIFSNYSRMDILIHSGGMQISYHSMLSLTGPIKGMARLPGLNLTPTQIFFLVSAQELCAESNYLGIDTNAPEFDNILGWLVAQGGSATEVFKCPSGSMINIQKTCNVL, from the exons ATGACAGCTGATTCCAGTGCACGTAATGTTTTCCGAAAGAATGGCGTTGCCGGCTTGAGCAACAACGGTCATGGTCGAAATCTTATTACGACCGCCAATCCATCCGGCGGAAGTAGCGCCTCTCTGCTCCATAAACAGTTGTCCTTCAAAACGCCCGTTGGTTCCAAACAAATGGGCAAATCCGATGAAATCGAAATGATAGACAGCTCTAACATCGAAAATTTCAATACCCGATATAATAAG AACAGTATTATTGGATGGATATGCTGCGCACCATGCATTTGGCTGCGAACTTCGGCAGCGGTGCACAAAATGGCCATTACCTCGGCCACATTATTGGTGACCACATTGCTGGTGGCATCGCCCATTTTATTCCTGATAAGCACGGCACCATCACCGCTCCCCAGAGATTGTTACATGGACGGAGATCGGTGCTCGCCCGCCGTCTCAACACCTCCGGAATGCACAGATCCCATTTGCGAAGCTGTGGCCTCCAGCATTCAAGCCAGACTCAACTGGAACAAAGATCCGTGCACAGAGTTCAAGAAGTTCAGTTGTTGGCGCAACAcgcgaaataaaaatataacaaaccTCATTGAAATGGGAAATTCACAGAAAAGCGTCGATTCACAAATGCTGT ATCTTTTTCAGAACAAGATAATGAACGACAGCTTTAATATATTGCACAATTTGTTCGAAAGCTGCCTGCAGCAAACAACTAACTCAACTGTAATGCACAGGATATTCGATTCCTTGGGCGGATATCTACCTGTTGGCTCCGTCGGACCCTCGAGTATAGCCCCTTTGATAGCCAAGGTCTATGATCTCGGCCCAAGCCCGTTAGTAGACTTATATTATGATCTAAGCTATGGAAGAAGGCCGCACATTCTACTCATTATCAGTGGACCTAGCACATCGTCAACTATTCTTGAG cGTAAAATACGTTGGATGAGCCCCAAAGCACCGCCCAGTCGTATTCGACAAGGGCTACCAAAACTGTTGGCCGATTTAATCGAAAATTTTCTACCACATTTTGTGTCATACGCTCAAAGATTATCCGAGAAGGAtactatttttgaatttataaaggACCTAAACAAG CTACAAGTGGAGCACTCTCGCCGAGGATTTTGGGATAGTACTGTTTTATATAAtgtgtccagtctacaagacTTGTACCCAGTT CTAAATTGGACATTGTTGATCCCACAGAACTGGAGCGGACCCATCGTTGTTAGGAATAGTGATTATCTAAAAGCCTTAGAATATTTTCTTACAAAGTACCCAACTAGAGTGGCACACAATTCACTGCTTTTGCTGAGCGCTTTAGAAATATTGCCCAGGGACTATCCAAGTCCCGAGGTTTGCACACGATCAACTATGTGGGCATTACCTGAACTATCATCGTCCTTATATATTGCTCAACACTCCTCCGAAGATTTAAAGGACACAACTAAAAGA gcggagattatatttaaatctctTAAAGCACATTTAAAAAGGGCGCCTTCATTGAAAGGAGCTGCTCTAGTTAAACTATCAGCATTGAAGATCCAGTCACAGACTTGGGAAGGATTCTCAAACACCACGGACCTATTGAAGACTCTTCAAACTTTGGACATAACTTCAGAATGCTGGTTTCAGAACATTCTAGAGATATACAAAAAGAACAAACTGGAAGCAAACGATATAAGCTTGAATGGAGGATCCCACgatgc TTGGGCCTACCCCATTGTGTCAACCATATTTTATGATACGCTGAGCCACTCAATCG TTGTCCCATTATCTGTCATACTCATACCGTATTTCAACACTGTATTGCCTCCATATTTGCATTATGCCTCTGTTGGTGTTTCCATTGCCAAAGAGATTTTGCGTTCGATCACAAAATCGTTTGACGAAAAGGCAATGCGTTGTGTGCCACATTCTGTAAATATATTCTCGAACTATAGCCGAATGGATATACTGATACATTCTGGAGGAATGCAGATTTCATACCACTCAATGCTTTCGTTAACTGGTCCCATTAAAGGAATGGCCAGACTACCAGGCCTCAATTTAACGCCGACCCAAATCTTCTTTTTAGTTTCCGCCCAGGAGCTATGTGCTGAATCGAATTATCTGGGCATCGATACAAACGCTCCCGAGTTTGATAACAT ATTGGGTTGGCTCGTTGCCCAAGGTGGCAGTGCGACTGAAGTTTTCAAATGTCCATCGGGATCCATGATCAATATACAAAAAACCTGCAATgtgctttaa